In Phyllostomus discolor isolate MPI-MPIP mPhyDis1 chromosome 2, mPhyDis1.pri.v3, whole genome shotgun sequence, the following are encoded in one genomic region:
- the SGSM3 gene encoding small G protein signaling modulator 3 isoform X3: MSGSHTSSASGPFSALTPSMWPQEILAKHTQKEESAEQPEFSYDEFGFRVDKEDGADPTSGRLPAVSLMEDPPQRLRWQAHLEFTHNHDVGDLTWDKIAVSLPRSEKLRSLVLAGIPHSMRPQLWMRLSGALQKKRNSELSYREMVRNSSNDETIAAKQIEKDLLRTMPSNACFANVSSIGVPRLRRVLRALAWLYPEIGYCQGTGMVAACLLLFLEEEDAFWMMCAIIEDLLPASYFSTTLLGVQTDQRVLRHLIVQYLPRLDKLLQEHDIELSLITLHWFLTAFASVVHIRLLLRLWDLFFYEGSLVLFQTTLGMLRLKEEELIQSENSASIFNTLSDIPSQMEDAELLLGEAMRLAGSLTDVAVETQRRKHMAYIIADQGQLLGTSTTTHLSQVVRRRTQRRKSGITSLLFGEDDLEALKAKNIKQTELLADLREAILRVARHFQCTDPKNCNVELTPDYSMESHQRDHENYVACSRSHRRRAKALLDFERHDDDELGFRKNDIITIISQKDEHCWVGELNGLRGWFPAKFVEVLDERSKEYSIAGDDAVTEGVTDLVRGTLCPALKALFEHGLKKPSLLGGACHPWLFIEEAAGREVERDFDSVYSRLVLCKTYRLDEDGKVLTPEELLYRAVQSVNVTHDAAHAQMDVKLRSLICVGLNEQVLHLWLEVLCSSLPTVEKWYQPWSFLRSPGWVQIKCELRVLCCFAFSLSQDWELPAKRETLRGCPCVQEEKKPLKEGVQDMLVKHHLFSWDIDG, from the exons GAAGCCACACATCTTCTGCCTCCGGTCCCTTCTCAGCCCTGACTCCGAGCATGTGGCCCCAGGAGATCCTGGCCAAGCACACGCAG AAGGAAGAGTCCGCGGAGCAACCAGAGTTCTCCTATGACGAGTTCGGTTTCCGGGTGGACAAGGAAG ATGGGGCTGACCCCACGTCCGGCAGGCTGCCAGCTGTGTCTCTGATGGAGGACCCTCCACAGCGGCTGCGGTGGCAGGCCCACCTGGAGTTCACCCATAACCATGACGTGGGCGATCTCACCTGGGACAAGATTGCTGTCTCCCTGCCCCGCTCAGAGAAGCTCCGCTCCCTGGTGCTGGCTGGCATCCCACACAGCATGAGGCCACAG CTGTGGATGCGGCTCTCGGGAGCCCTGCAGAAGAAGCGGAACTCGGAGCTGTCCTACCGGGAGATGGTGCGGAACAGCTCCAACGACGAGACCATCGCTGCCAAGCAG ATTGAGAAGGACCTGCTCCGCACCATGCCCAGCAACGCCTGCTTCGCCAACGTGAGCAGCATTGGGGTGCCCCGCCTGCGCAGGGTTCTCCGAGCACTGGCCTGGCTCTACCCAGAGATTGGCTACTGCCAGGGCACGGGCATG gtggccgcctgcctcctgctgttcctggaggaggaggacgcCTTCTGGATGATGTGCGCCATCATCGAGGACCTGCTCCCTGCCTCCTACTTCAGCACCACCCTGCTGGGCGTCCAGACCGACCAGCGGGTCCTGCGCCACCTCATCGTCCAGTACCTGCCTCGCTTGGACAAGCTGCTCCAGGAGCATGACATCG AGCTGTCCCTGATCACGCTGCACTGGTTCCTCACGGCCTTCGCCAGCGTGGTGCACATTAGGTTGCTGCTGCGCCTCTGGGACCTGTTTTTCTACGAGGGCTCCCTGGTGCTCTTCCAGACCACGCTGGGCATGCTACGCCTCAAG gaggaggagctgaTCCAGTCAGAGAACTCGGCCTCCATCTTCAACACGCTGTCAGACATACCCTCCCAGATGGAGGACGCGGAGCTGCTGCTGGGGGAGGCCATGCGGCTGGCGGGCTCCCTCACTGACGTGGCCGTGGAGACCCAGCGCCGCAAGCACATGGCCTACATCATTGCAGACCAGGGCCAGCTCCTGGGGACCAGCACCACCACCCACCTCTCCCAG GTGGTTCGCCGTCGAACCCAGCGGAGGAAGTCCGGCATCACCTCCCTGCTCTTCG GGGAGGATGACTTGGAGGCACTCAAGGCCAAGAACATCAAGCAGACAGAGCTGCTGGCTGACCTCCGAGAAGCCATCCTGCGTGTGGCACGCCATTTCCAGTGCACTGACCCCAAAAACTGTAATGTG GAGCTGACCCCAGACTACAGCATGGAGAGCCACCAGCGGGACCATGAGAACTACGTGGCCTGCTCACGCAGCCACCGGCGCCGGGCCAAAGCCCTGCTGGACTTTGAGAGACATGACGATGATGAGCTGGGCTTCCGCAAGAATGACATCATCACA ATCATTTCTCAGAAGGACGAGCACTGCTGGGTGGGGGAGCTGAATGGCCTGAGAG GTTGGTTTCCAGCCAAGTTTGTGGAAGTTCTGGATGAACGGAGCAAAGAG TACTCCATCGCTGGGGACGACGCCGTGACGGAGGGGGTCACGGACCTCGTGCGAGGGACCCTGTGCCCGGCCCTCAAGGCCCTGTTTGAGCACGGACTGAAGAAGCCATCGCTGCTCGGGGGTGCCTGCCACCCCTGGCTGTTTATTGAGGAG GCAGCGGGCCGGGAAGTAGAGAGAGACTTCGACTCCGTGTATTCTCGCCTGGTGCTATGTAAGACATACAG GCTGGATGAAGATGGCAAAGTTCTGACCCCGGAGGAGCTGCTCTATCGG GCCGTGCAGTCTGTGAATGTGACCCACGATGCCGCACACGCGCAAATGGATGTGAAGCTCCGCTCCCTCATCTGCGTAGGGCTCAA TGAGCAGGTCCTGCACCTGTGGCTGGAGGTGCTCTGCTCCAGCCTGCCTACTGTGGAAAAGTGGTACCAGCCTTGGTCCTTCCTGCGCAGCCCCGGCTGGGTTCAGATCAAGTGTGAGCTCCG tgtCCTCTGCTGCTTTgccttcagcctctcccaggactGGGAACTTCCTGCAAAGAGAGAG ACACTGAGGGGCTGTCCCTGTGTGCAGGAGGAGAAGAAGCCCCTGAAGGAAGGCGTCCAGGACATGCTGGTGAAGCACCACCTTTTCAGCTGGGACATAGATGGGTGA